One region of Bacillus pumilus genomic DNA includes:
- a CDS encoding NAD(P)-dependent alcohol dehydrogenase — protein sequence MKNEKMRAAQYSKYGSPNVLFEDSISKPVIESGEVLIRVHGSSVNSMDTLFRSGKLKLLTGNQFPKGTGADFSGEVVEVGSNVKSYQLGDKVWGVLPMNLRSQIGSAAEYVAISPEKISKTPTKIDLIQAAALPGVGATAIIALKYQAKLRRGENLLVRGASGGVGSIAIQIGKMLGAHVTALANEKHLTFLQELGADEVLDYKKTYPTDLKKFDVVMDTVGTDLKHYRRLLTKNGRMVTIGFPSFSSFIYILASTTFGSRRVRTFSANPKNELLKELASYVDSNKVRPVVDSIYLLSDVAKAHHSLETGGGRGKRIINLLDNK from the coding sequence ATGAAAAATGAAAAGATGCGTGCTGCACAATATTCTAAATATGGATCACCGAATGTTCTTTTTGAAGATTCTATATCAAAACCTGTTATAGAATCTGGAGAAGTACTCATTCGTGTACATGGGTCGAGTGTAAACTCTATGGATACACTGTTTCGATCAGGTAAGTTGAAACTATTAACGGGTAATCAATTCCCTAAAGGGACAGGAGCAGATTTTTCTGGAGAGGTTGTTGAAGTAGGATCGAACGTAAAAAGTTATCAATTAGGTGATAAAGTGTGGGGGGTTCTTCCTATGAATCTCAGGAGCCAAATTGGTAGTGCCGCTGAATATGTAGCTATATCACCTGAGAAAATATCTAAAACTCCTACAAAGATTGATCTCATACAAGCCGCGGCATTGCCTGGCGTAGGTGCTACTGCAATTATTGCCTTAAAATATCAAGCTAAACTTAGAAGAGGCGAAAATTTACTTGTACGTGGTGCAAGTGGAGGAGTCGGAAGCATTGCGATTCAAATTGGAAAAATGTTAGGTGCTCATGTAACTGCTCTTGCAAACGAAAAACATCTCACTTTTCTTCAAGAGCTAGGTGCAGACGAAGTACTTGATTATAAAAAGACGTATCCTACTGATCTTAAAAAGTTTGATGTAGTCATGGACACAGTTGGAACTGACCTCAAACATTATAGGCGCCTGCTTACAAAGAACGGAAGAATGGTTACTATTGGATTTCCTAGTTTTTCGTCTTTCATATATATATTAGCTTCAACTACTTTCGGTTCTCGTAGAGTTCGCACATTCAGCGCAAACCCCAAAAATGAACTTTTAAAAGAATTAGCATCTTATGTAGATTCCAACAAGGTCAGACCAGTTGTTGATAGCATTTATCTTTTATCTGATGTTGCCAAAGCTCATCATTCCTTAGAAACTGGAGGTGGACGAGGAAAACGTATCATAAATTTACTTGATAACAAATAA
- a CDS encoding winged helix-turn-helix transcriptional regulator: MTESELNKAIAPASYALNILAGKWNLKILAVLCSYKEIRYNELKRKVYGITGTMLNQSLKDLIENGIVQRVQYNEVPSRVEYSLTGAGLELIPIFEQLLLWGENQLKKSKS, translated from the coding sequence ATGACTGAAAGTGAGCTGAATAAAGCGATAGCTCCAGCGAGTTATGCATTAAATATATTAGCGGGAAAATGGAATTTGAAAATCTTAGCTGTACTATGTAGTTACAAGGAGATTCGATATAATGAGTTAAAGCGTAAAGTGTATGGAATTACAGGAACAATGCTCAATCAATCATTAAAGGACCTGATTGAAAACGGAATTGTTCAACGAGTTCAGTATAATGAAGTTCCATCAAGAGTAGAATATTCATTGACTGGGGCAGGACTAGAGCTGATCCCTATATTTGAACAACTTCTTTTATGGGGCGAAAACCAATTAAAAAAATCAAAGTCATAA
- a CDS encoding alpha/beta fold hydrolase — protein sequence MSIYHKVIGEGYPILILHGWTLDHQVMLHALEPVFEKQSGWKRIYIDLPGMGRSEPHPSIQNSDDMLEAVLRLLDEIIPDEQFIVCGYSYGGYIARGIVHSRLETVRGLLLVAPMTIPVFDQRVVPEKTVLKSDSSLISQLSPEETDEFCSMAVVQGKPEWERFRDEIYLPSKQTNYEFINNILQNGYGYTFDISSEFQYPTLIITGRQDNVVGYHDAWRLIEDYPRATFGVLDMAGHNLQIEQPDVFNSLVHNWLIRLESENVKK from the coding sequence ATGTCAATTTACCATAAAGTCATTGGAGAAGGATATCCGATCTTAATATTGCATGGTTGGACACTTGACCATCAAGTGATGTTACATGCATTGGAACCGGTATTTGAAAAACAAAGCGGGTGGAAGAGAATATACATAGACTTACCGGGTATGGGACGTTCCGAGCCGCATCCATCTATTCAGAACTCTGATGATATGTTAGAAGCGGTATTGCGTCTTTTGGACGAAATTATCCCTGATGAACAGTTTATTGTTTGTGGTTATTCGTATGGAGGGTACATAGCTAGAGGTATTGTTCATTCACGCCTAGAAACCGTTCGTGGATTACTACTTGTGGCCCCAATGACTATACCTGTATTCGATCAAAGAGTCGTGCCAGAGAAGACCGTTCTAAAAAGTGACAGCAGCTTGATATCACAACTCTCTCCAGAGGAGACGGATGAATTTTGCTCCATGGCAGTTGTGCAAGGAAAACCGGAATGGGAGAGGTTTCGAGATGAAATTTACCTTCCTTCTAAACAAACAAATTATGAATTCATCAATAACATTCTTCAAAATGGATATGGCTATACCTTCGACATTTCATCTGAATTTCAGTATCCCACGCTCATTATCACAGGGCGTCAAGACAATGTAGTTGGATATCACGATGCGTGGCGGCTGATCGAAGACTATCCAAGGGCAACCTTTGGAGTGCTTGATATGGCTGGCCACAACTTGCAAATCGAACAACCCGATGTATTTAACTCATTAGTTCATAACTGGTTAATCAGACTTGAGTCGGAAAATGTAAAGAAATAG
- a CDS encoding cold-shock protein, whose protein sequence is MEQGTVKWFNAEKGFGFIEREEGDDVFVHFSAIQGDGFKSLDEGQKVTFDVEQGSRGAQAANVQKTA, encoded by the coding sequence ATGGAACAAGGTACAGTAAAATGGTTTAACGCAGAAAAAGGTTTTGGATTTATCGAACGTGAAGAAGGCGACGATGTATTCGTACATTTCTCAGCTATCCAAGGTGACGGATTCAAATCTTTAGACGAAGGTCAAAAAGTAACATTTGACGTAGAGCAAGGTTCTCGTGGAGCTCAAGCTGCTAACGTTCAAAAAACTGCTTAA
- a CDS encoding CarD family transcriptional regulator encodes MFQIGDNIVYPMHGAGIIEAIEEKEFSDEKQQYYVINMSISHMKVMIPTRKISGSRIRPVTDILALNNVMDIFQHGESDQIPTWKERHTINTNKIKTGSIQDGAEVVRDLMRMKKEKALNASEKKMLDDAHEFLLSELEVIKGITEKQIKSFC; translated from the coding sequence ATGTTTCAAATTGGTGATAACATTGTTTATCCAATGCACGGAGCAGGTATAATTGAAGCCATAGAAGAAAAAGAATTTTCTGATGAAAAACAACAGTATTATGTGATTAATATGTCAATCAGTCATATGAAAGTGATGATTCCAACACGGAAAATATCGGGTTCACGCATTAGACCTGTTACAGATATACTGGCATTAAACAATGTGATGGACATTTTCCAGCATGGCGAATCAGATCAAATACCGACATGGAAAGAACGGCATACAATTAATACAAATAAAATAAAAACGGGTAGCATCCAAGACGGTGCTGAAGTTGTACGTGACCTGATGCGTATGAAAAAAGAGAAAGCACTAAATGCAAGTGAAAAGAAAATGCTAGATGACGCCCATGAATTTTTGCTAAGTGAATTAGAGGTCATCAAAGGGATTACAGAAAAACAAATCAAAAGTTTCTGTTAA
- a CDS encoding NAD(P)-dependent alcohol dehydrogenase: MCQTHQSNVLSVSHAKANFERTTIERRALRPHDILIDIQFSGICHSDIHSAFDEWGGGIFPMVPGHEITGVVTAVGDAVTKFQIGDRVGVGCFVDSCGTCEYCQNGDEQYCTKGVVQTYNSIDYDGEPTYGGYSQKIVVTERFVVSIPDQLSLDAASPLLCAGITTYSPLKHWKAGPGKKVAIVGMGGLGHVAIQFARALGAEVTVLSRSMNKKEEALSFGAKDYFATSDPDTFKTLAGQYDLILNTVSANINVDAYLSLLRVDGTLVNVGAPPNPDQFHVFSLISGRRSIAGSLVGGIQETQEMLDFAAAHHIAPQIEVINASQVDEAYERVLKSDVRYRFVIDISTL, translated from the coding sequence ATGTGTCAAACGCACCAATCAAACGTTTTAAGTGTTTCACATGCAAAAGCGAACTTTGAACGGACAACCATTGAACGAAGAGCGCTTCGTCCACATGATATTTTAATTGATATTCAATTTAGCGGGATCTGTCATTCAGATATCCACAGCGCCTTTGATGAATGGGGCGGTGGTATTTTCCCAATGGTTCCGGGTCATGAGATTACTGGCGTTGTTACGGCTGTCGGTGATGCTGTGACGAAATTTCAGATTGGAGACCGTGTAGGCGTTGGCTGCTTTGTTGATTCCTGCGGCACCTGTGAATATTGCCAAAACGGAGACGAGCAATATTGCACGAAAGGAGTCGTCCAAACCTATAATAGCATTGATTATGACGGAGAACCAACTTATGGCGGCTATAGTCAGAAGATTGTCGTGACAGAGCGCTTTGTCGTCAGCATTCCAGATCAACTATCCCTTGATGCCGCAAGTCCTCTTCTCTGCGCTGGCATTACCACTTATTCTCCGTTAAAGCACTGGAAGGCAGGCCCGGGTAAAAAAGTGGCCATCGTCGGGATGGGTGGACTCGGTCATGTGGCCATTCAATTCGCACGTGCACTTGGCGCTGAAGTCACGGTATTGAGCCGCTCTATGAATAAAAAAGAAGAGGCACTGTCATTTGGTGCAAAAGACTATTTTGCCACAAGTGATCCCGATACATTTAAAACATTAGCCGGTCAATATGACCTCATTCTCAATACAGTCTCTGCCAATATCAATGTAGACGCCTATTTATCCTTACTTCGCGTGGATGGAACCTTAGTGAATGTCGGTGCACCGCCTAATCCAGATCAATTCCATGTCTTTTCATTAATTTCCGGCCGCCGTAGCATTGCTGGTTCACTCGTTGGCGGCATCCAAGAAACACAAGAAATGCTCGATTTCGCAGCTGCTCACCATATCGCACCACAAATTGAAGTGATTAACGCAAGTCAAGTTGATGAAGCGTATGAACGTGTGCTGAAAAGTGATGTGCGTTATCGGTTTGTCATTGATATTTCGACATTATGA
- a CDS encoding MerR family transcriptional regulator, which translates to MKIAQAAKKLNLSTATLRYYENIGLIRPIRRDENGVRDYAEEDIQWIEFIKCMRNAGLSIDALREYTALFIEGEDHTLSSRKSILVNERERLVEKQKEIEETIKRLDYKIESYEDIIHSYEQKLVHQLKTSSI; encoded by the coding sequence ATGAAAATAGCACAAGCCGCCAAGAAACTCAATTTATCTACTGCTACGCTCAGATACTACGAGAATATTGGTTTAATTCGACCGATCCGTCGTGATGAAAACGGTGTTCGTGATTATGCAGAAGAGGATATTCAGTGGATTGAATTTATCAAATGTATGAGAAATGCGGGTCTCTCAATTGATGCACTTCGAGAATATACGGCTTTATTTATCGAGGGCGAGGATCATACCCTGTCCTCGCGAAAAAGTATTTTGGTCAATGAGAGAGAAAGACTTGTAGAAAAGCAAAAGGAAATCGAAGAGACGATTAAGCGATTAGATTACAAGATAGAAAGTTATGAAGATATTATTCACAGTTATGAACAAAAGCTAGTTCATCAACTAAAAACCAGCTCTATTTAA
- the bglS gene encoding beta-glucanase encodes MSYRVKRMLMLLVTGIVLSLSTFTAGASAQTGGSFYEPFNNYNTGLWQKADGYSNGNMFNCTWRANNVSMTSLGEMRLSLTSPSYNKFDCGENRSTQTYGYGLYEVSMKPAKNVGIVSSFFTYTGPTDGTPWDEIDIEFLGKDTTKVQFNYYTNGVGNHEKIVNLGFDAANSYHTYAFDWQPNSIKWYVDGQLKHTATTQIPQTPGKIMMNLWNGAGVDEWLGSYNGVTPLHAHYNWVRYTKR; translated from the coding sequence ATGTCTTACCGTGTGAAACGAATGTTGATGCTGCTTGTCACTGGAATCGTCTTGAGTTTATCCACATTTACTGCGGGTGCCTCGGCCCAAACAGGCGGATCGTTTTATGAGCCTTTTAACAACTATAATACGGGGTTATGGCAAAAAGCCGATGGGTACTCGAATGGAAACATGTTTAACTGTACGTGGCGTGCAAATAATGTCTCCATGACGTCGTTAGGGGAAATGCGATTATCGCTCACAAGTCCTTCCTATAATAAGTTTGACTGCGGAGAAAACCGTTCCACTCAAACATATGGCTACGGGCTTTATGAAGTCAGTATGAAACCAGCCAAAAATGTTGGGATCGTGTCTTCGTTCTTTACTTATACAGGACCGACTGATGGTACGCCTTGGGATGAAATTGACATCGAATTTCTAGGAAAAGATACGACAAAGGTTCAGTTTAACTACTATACCAATGGTGTAGGAAATCATGAAAAGATCGTCAACCTTGGTTTTGATGCAGCAAACTCTTATCACACGTATGCATTTGACTGGCAGCCTAACTCGATTAAATGGTATGTGGACGGACAATTAAAACATACTGCCACTACTCAAATCCCTCAAACTCCAGGAAAGATTATGATGAACCTCTGGAATGGTGCAGGTGTCGATGAATGGCTCGGCTCCTATAACGGTGTTACACCACTCCACGCGCATTATAACTGGGTGCGTTACACAAAAAGATAA
- a CDS encoding TetR/AcrR family transcriptional regulator, which yields MEKDIGKEIEEVAFTLFQEFGVENVSMHKIAKTAGVGQGTLYRRYANKSDLCLSILGEKFEQLIPALHLYLSKISDQSVRERLRYVLEEIHLIVGHHLDWIRMLTISGNLEQTSKVYDCHYSQSLRQMIRDLLEEADEKGEANIQDIELTTLCMSSPMTPELMFYIHESGYSIEKIAQFAAEKQILSVFNRH from the coding sequence ATGGAAAAGGATATTGGGAAGGAAATTGAAGAGGTCGCTTTTACTTTGTTTCAGGAATTTGGCGTGGAAAATGTCAGCATGCATAAAATTGCCAAAACAGCTGGTGTTGGGCAGGGTACTCTTTATCGCCGTTATGCCAATAAAAGTGATTTGTGCCTTTCTATCCTTGGAGAAAAATTTGAACAGCTGATCCCTGCTTTGCATCTTTACTTGAGCAAAATCAGTGACCAGTCGGTTCGTGAACGTTTGCGTTATGTGCTCGAAGAAATTCATCTCATTGTCGGTCATCATTTAGACTGGATTCGGATGCTTACGATATCTGGGAATTTAGAGCAGACAAGCAAAGTGTATGACTGTCATTACAGTCAATCGCTTAGACAAATGATTCGTGATTTGCTAGAAGAAGCAGATGAAAAAGGGGAAGCAAATATACAGGATATTGAGCTGACGACACTGTGTATGTCCTCTCCGATGACGCCTGAACTAATGTTTTATATTCATGAATCTGGTTATTCAATTGAAAAAATCGCTCAATTCGCTGCAGAAAAACAGATTTTATCTGTTTTCAATAGACATTGA
- a CDS encoding DHA2 family efflux MFS transporter permease subunit, which yields MNKQQAAASHIRTLPIIISFITAGFIGLFSETALNMALRSLTLDFGIEATTAQWLTTGYLLTLGILVPISGLILQWFTTRQLFMTSLVFSIIGTFIAAVAPVFSILMVARVVQAVGTALLLPLMFNTILVIIPPHKRGRSMGIIGLVIMFAPAVGPTVSGLILKSLTWHWIFWISLPLLIAALVFGFIFMQNITEPTRPKIDILSIVLSTIGFGGIVYGFSSAGEGGGWSSMHVIVAIVVGVIGILVFSLRQLNMKEPMLNLSPFKYPMFVIGLLLILICMMVMLSAMMILPLYLQTSLALTTFTAGLMLLPGGIINGLLSPIMGGLFDKFGPKWLVIPGLAIVAVTMLGFTNLSVNTSIGYIVTLHITLMVGIAMIMMPAQTNGLNQLPPELYPHGTAIMNTLQQVSGAIGTAVGISILSSGTRSFMENVADPANPMNKLLAFTNGVQHAFIFAVIMTVIGLIIAFFIKRVKVEQQVS from the coding sequence ATGAACAAACAGCAAGCAGCAGCTTCTCATATTCGAACGCTGCCCATTATTATCTCATTTATTACAGCCGGTTTTATTGGCCTGTTCAGTGAAACGGCACTAAATATGGCGCTGAGAAGCTTAACGTTAGACTTTGGAATTGAAGCGACGACAGCTCAGTGGCTAACAACAGGATATTTATTAACACTTGGTATTCTCGTACCAATTTCAGGACTCATTCTTCAGTGGTTTACAACAAGACAGCTTTTCATGACGTCGCTCGTCTTTTCGATCATTGGAACTTTTATCGCAGCAGTTGCACCAGTCTTTAGTATTTTAATGGTGGCACGTGTCGTACAGGCAGTCGGAACAGCGTTGCTTCTTCCGTTGATGTTCAATACGATTTTGGTGATCATCCCGCCTCATAAACGAGGCAGATCTATGGGGATTATAGGTCTTGTGATCATGTTTGCACCAGCTGTTGGTCCAACAGTCTCTGGTCTTATTTTGAAATCGCTGACGTGGCATTGGATTTTCTGGATTTCACTTCCGTTATTAATAGCTGCACTCGTCTTTGGTTTTATCTTTATGCAAAATATCACAGAACCAACAAGACCAAAAATCGACATCTTATCAATTGTGCTTTCAACCATTGGTTTCGGAGGAATTGTGTATGGCTTTAGTAGTGCCGGTGAAGGCGGCGGCTGGAGCAGTATGCATGTGATCGTTGCAATTGTAGTAGGTGTTATTGGGATTCTTGTATTCTCTCTCAGACAGTTGAATATGAAGGAACCGATGCTGAACTTAAGCCCGTTTAAATATCCGATGTTTGTCATTGGGTTACTGCTGATCTTAATTTGTATGATGGTCATGCTGTCTGCTATGATGATTTTGCCATTGTATCTGCAAACATCCTTGGCACTAACGACCTTTACAGCAGGTTTAATGCTATTGCCAGGTGGAATTATCAACGGTCTGCTATCTCCAATCATGGGTGGTTTATTCGATAAGTTTGGACCGAAATGGCTTGTGATTCCAGGGCTTGCGATCGTCGCAGTGACGATGTTAGGTTTTACCAATCTAAGTGTGAATACATCGATTGGATACATTGTGACCCTTCATATTACATTAATGGTCGGCATCGCGATGATCATGATGCCTGCACAAACAAATGGATTAAATCAGCTGCCGCCAGAGCTATATCCGCATGGTACAGCGATTATGAATACATTGCAGCAGGTGTCAGGAGCCATTGGTACTGCGGTTGGTATTTCGATCCTTTCATCAGGAACCCGCAGCTTTATGGAAAATGTGGCTGATCCTGCAAATCCGATGAACAAGCTGCTCGCCTTTACAAATGGCGTCCAGCATGCATTTATCTTTGCTGTGATCATGACAGTCATTGGTTTGATCATCGCTTTCTTCATTAAACGAGTGAAGGTAGAACAGCAAGTTTCATAA
- a CDS encoding aspartate aminotransferase family protein: MSNSWSSLVENMGDYLAPSMAKDHPNLPVVKAEGCYYYGLDGKTYLDFTSGIAVANTGHRHPKIVQSIKDAADQLMHGPSGVIMYESILKLAKSLGEILPGDLNCFFFANSGAEAIEGALKLAKYATKRPYAISFTGCFHGRSLGALSVSTSKSKYRKYVNPSHLTYHLPYANMQACPEGKDPETFCINELEKHFEELFKHQVTPEEVACVILEPVLGEGGYIIPPKGWLKKIRDICDQHGILLIFDEVQTGFGRTGEWFATQTFEVTPDIMAIAKGIASGLPLSATVASKELMSKWPAGSHGTTFGGNPIACSVALTTLEIMKEERLLDNAKVVGQYATEKLKKMKKNHPIIGEIRSVGLMIGIEMLNPKTKKPDGNAVMKILDYALEQGVLFYLCGNEGEVIRMIPPLTVTKEQIDDGLSKLEKALHQFEKEFKIEAVSNI, from the coding sequence ATGAGTAACAGCTGGAGTTCCTTAGTTGAGAACATGGGTGATTATTTAGCACCTAGCATGGCAAAAGATCATCCAAACTTACCTGTAGTAAAAGCAGAAGGTTGTTATTACTACGGGCTAGATGGGAAAACCTATTTAGACTTTACTTCCGGGATTGCAGTAGCTAATACAGGACATCGCCATCCTAAAATTGTACAAAGTATCAAGGATGCAGCAGATCAATTAATGCATGGCCCTTCGGGAGTCATTATGTATGAATCCATTTTAAAACTGGCCAAATCTCTAGGTGAAATTCTGCCAGGAGATTTAAATTGTTTTTTCTTTGCCAATAGCGGCGCTGAAGCAATTGAAGGAGCTTTAAAATTGGCTAAATATGCTACAAAGAGACCTTATGCTATTTCTTTTACGGGGTGCTTTCATGGTCGTTCTTTAGGTGCTTTAAGCGTATCGACATCAAAAAGTAAATATAGAAAATATGTAAATCCTTCTCACCTGACTTATCATCTGCCTTACGCTAATATGCAGGCGTGCCCCGAAGGTAAAGACCCAGAAACTTTCTGCATCAACGAATTAGAAAAACATTTTGAAGAATTATTTAAACACCAAGTGACACCTGAAGAAGTAGCCTGCGTCATATTAGAACCTGTATTGGGAGAAGGCGGCTACATCATCCCTCCTAAAGGGTGGCTGAAAAAGATCCGCGACATATGCGATCAGCATGGTATACTGCTTATTTTTGATGAAGTACAAACTGGCTTTGGACGCACAGGAGAGTGGTTTGCTACTCAGACATTTGAAGTCACTCCAGACATTATGGCGATTGCTAAAGGAATAGCTTCTGGTCTACCTTTAAGTGCCACAGTAGCTTCAAAAGAACTAATGAGCAAATGGCCTGCTGGAAGTCATGGAACAACGTTCGGTGGAAATCCAATTGCCTGTTCGGTAGCGTTAACCACTCTCGAAATCATGAAAGAAGAAAGGTTACTAGATAATGCAAAAGTGGTTGGTCAATATGCTACTGAAAAACTAAAAAAAATGAAAAAAAATCACCCGATCATTGGAGAGATACGCTCAGTAGGCTTAATGATTGGAATTGAAATGTTAAACCCAAAAACAAAAAAACCGGACGGGAACGCTGTCATGAAGATTTTAGATTATGCCCTTGAGCAGGGAGTTCTCTTTTACTTATGCGGTAACGAAGGAGAAGTGATTAGAATGATCCCTCCTCTGACAGTCACAAAAGAACAGATTGACGATGGACTTTCAAAATTAGAAAAGGCACTACACCAATTTGAGAAAGAATTTAAAATAGAAGCCGTTTCGAATATTTAA
- a CDS encoding aminotransferase, giving the protein MNIKTFAVEHWMNLYEQEAVYNIAETCVESFTVNELIGMDGTNPADFFNEVGKKKLTYGHIEGSPEFKSLVSGLYETVEADNVLVMNGAIGANFLVLYSLIEPGDHVIAVHPTYQQLYDVPASFGADVDLLPLRPENNFLPDLNELKSLINEKTKLIIINNPNNPSGAIIEREMLEEIVDIARSCDAYLLSDEVYRNLLQEDNLVVPSVADLYEKGISTSSMSKVFSLAGLRLGWIAGPSDVIAECIKHRDYTTISCGVLDDMLAVHALKNYDKVLGRSRKIIKDNLAILDEWVQNEPSISYVKPRAGTTSMLKYDYPVSSEEFCVDLFKTNGTFLTPGSCFDMEGYVRIGYACSTDVLKAGLEKFSEYLRTLKVNS; this is encoded by the coding sequence ATGAATATTAAAACATTTGCTGTAGAACATTGGATGAATTTATACGAGCAAGAGGCCGTTTATAATATCGCGGAAACATGTGTTGAATCTTTCACTGTAAATGAGTTGATTGGAATGGATGGCACAAATCCAGCTGACTTTTTCAATGAAGTCGGAAAGAAAAAATTAACATACGGACATATTGAAGGATCTCCAGAGTTTAAAAGCTTAGTATCTGGCCTGTATGAGACAGTTGAAGCTGATAATGTGCTTGTCATGAATGGAGCAATCGGTGCAAACTTCTTAGTGCTCTATTCTCTTATTGAGCCAGGAGATCATGTAATTGCTGTACACCCAACATACCAGCAATTATATGATGTGCCGGCTTCATTTGGCGCGGATGTAGATCTGCTGCCATTGAGACCAGAAAATAACTTCCTGCCGGATCTAAACGAATTAAAGTCTCTGATTAACGAAAAAACAAAATTGATTATTATCAACAATCCGAATAATCCTTCAGGTGCTATTATTGAGAGAGAAATGCTTGAAGAGATTGTAGACATTGCACGCTCATGTGATGCTTACTTGCTGAGCGATGAAGTATACAGAAACCTATTACAGGAAGATAACCTTGTAGTGCCATCTGTTGCTGATTTATATGAAAAAGGAATCAGTACATCAAGTATGTCAAAAGTATTTTCATTAGCCGGCTTGCGCCTTGGCTGGATTGCAGGTCCAAGTGATGTGATCGCTGAATGCATAAAACACCGTGATTACACAACCATCAGTTGTGGTGTGCTTGACGATATGTTAGCCGTTCATGCTCTTAAAAATTATGACAAAGTCCTGGGGAGAAGCCGCAAAATTATCAAAGATAACCTGGCTATTTTAGATGAGTGGGTTCAAAACGAACCTTCAATCTCCTACGTAAAGCCACGCGCAGGCACAACATCTATGCTGAAATACGATTACCCTGTTTCATCAGAAGAATTTTGCGTTGACCTATTTAAAACGAATGGCACATTCTTAACGCCCGGTTCTTGCTTTGATATGGAAGGATATGTTCGTATCGGTTACGCATGTTCAACAGATGTATTAAAAGCAGGTCTTGAAAAATTCTCTGAATATCTGCGTACCCTTAAAGTAAACAGCTGA
- a CDS encoding ornithine cyclodeaminase family protein, whose translation MYPFKVLNHEDIKVILDIKNVIDIVEKAYVLKENKEASLFPMVFHEFEPGKADMDIKSGELSGVGIFGLKLVSWFGDNPSKDLPAVVGTVLVLDSHTGLPIGILSGEYMTMMRTGAAGGIGAKYLARKDSEELLMVGSGHVAAYQILAVLMTMNHIKRVRVYNAHSFDKAGQFCADIKGKLKELLAQTKEQNPEVYEEMLQKIEIEYTPVNDIETATRNADIIITATPARQPIIQKEWVMPGTHFSCVGADMAGKQEIDENILTDSRIFVDDLEQSVTVGEFETAFKKGIITKNSIVSEIGGVITNQAPGRISPEDITVFDSTGISLQDLLTANYVLEQAEEKQIGMSTKL comes from the coding sequence ATGTATCCATTTAAAGTATTAAATCATGAAGATATCAAAGTTATACTTGATATAAAAAATGTAATTGATATCGTAGAAAAAGCTTACGTGTTAAAAGAAAATAAAGAAGCTTCTTTATTCCCAATGGTATTTCACGAGTTCGAACCTGGTAAAGCGGACATGGATATTAAATCAGGAGAATTGTCAGGAGTAGGCATTTTCGGTTTAAAGCTTGTTTCCTGGTTCGGGGATAACCCTTCTAAAGATCTTCCTGCTGTTGTTGGTACTGTCTTAGTTCTTGACAGCCATACAGGTCTTCCGATCGGCATCTTGAGCGGTGAGTATATGACCATGATGCGCACCGGAGCAGCTGGTGGAATTGGAGCTAAATATTTAGCAAGAAAAGATTCAGAAGAATTGCTGATGGTAGGATCAGGTCATGTTGCGGCTTATCAAATCTTAGCTGTTTTAATGACAATGAATCATATCAAAAGAGTTCGAGTGTATAATGCCCATTCATTTGACAAGGCTGGTCAGTTTTGTGCAGACATCAAAGGCAAGTTAAAAGAGCTGTTAGCTCAAACTAAAGAGCAAAACCCGGAAGTTTATGAAGAAATGCTTCAAAAGATAGAGATTGAGTATACGCCAGTTAATGATATTGAAACAGCTACGAGAAATGCAGATATTATTATTACGGCTACTCCAGCACGCCAACCAATTATTCAAAAAGAATGGGTAATGCCGGGTACTCACTTTTCATGTGTGGGTGCAGACATGGCAGGAAAACAGGAAATTGATGAAAATATTTTAACTGATTCTCGCATATTCGTTGATGACCTTGAACAGTCTGTTACGGTAGGAGAATTTGAAACTGCATTCAAAAAAGGCATCATTACAAAAAATAGCATCGTTTCGGAAATTGGAGGGGTGATTACAAATCAAGCACCAGGACGCATTTCTCCAGAAGACATCACTGTTTTTGACAGTACAGGCATTTCTCTTCAAGATCTATTGACAGCGAACTATGTTCTAGAACAAGCAGAAGAAAAACAAATTGGGATGTCGACAAAGCTGTAA